The following proteins are encoded in a genomic region of Methylococcales bacterium:
- a CDS encoding AAA family ATPase: protein MTESIDNQITHLTKLEITGLLGKYDIVWNLNPDVNVLAGGNGSGKSTILNSLYQALSVKSNIYSERLDHIKLFLNNGVWLRLKSFTIPDDEETSGKPKFEIKTNSPQQPPHELKKRINIDFISTFDTEAKPLELLQKAGRHVQTELDWELWLLQQEYTKYQVRIYKTNSEVNRATHIRFLAIIDELFLETHKRVNANKEELAFLLDNKEINTYQLSSGEKQLLIILLTVLIQDNKPFILFMDEPEISLHIEWQRKLIKYIRELNPNVQLIIATHSPDIIVHGWLDNVFNLQDLIVKDNTRL, encoded by the coding sequence ATGACTGAATCTATAGATAATCAAATTACACATTTAACTAAGTTAGAAATAACAGGACTTTTGGGGAAATACGATATTGTTTGGAATTTGAATCCTGATGTTAATGTGCTTGCAGGGGGGAATGGGAGTGGGAAGTCAACTATTTTAAATAGCCTTTACCAAGCATTATCGGTTAAATCTAATATATATTCTGAAAGATTAGATCATATTAAATTATTTCTAAACAATGGAGTGTGGCTTCGTTTAAAAAGTTTTACGATACCAGATGATGAAGAAACATCAGGTAAACCAAAATTTGAAATTAAAACGAACTCCCCCCAGCAACCACCACATGAGCTTAAGAAAAGAATTAATATAGATTTTATTAGCACTTTTGATACAGAAGCAAAGCCACTAGAACTTTTACAAAAAGCAGGTAGACACGTTCAAACAGAATTAGATTGGGAATTATGGTTACTACAACAAGAATATACAAAATATCAAGTCAGAATTTATAAAACAAATTCTGAAGTTAATCGTGCTACACATATTCGTTTTTTAGCTATTATTGATGAGTTGTTTTTGGAAACTCATAAAAGAGTTAATGCCAATAAAGAAGAACTAGCATTTTTATTAGACAATAAAGAAATTAATACTTATCAATTATCCTCAGGTGAAAAACAGCTTTTAATTATCTTATTAACGGTTCTTATCCAAGATAATAAACCATTTATTTTATTTATGGATGAACCTGAAATATCATTACATATAGAATGGCAAAGAAAACTGATTAAATATATTCGTGAACTTAACCCTAATGTACAACTCATTATTGCAACCCATTCGCCCGATATTATCGTACATGGATGGCTAGATAACGTATTCAACCTTCAAGATCTCATTGTTAAGGATAACACGCGGCTATGA
- a CDS encoding GTPase domain-containing protein — MLNFITLLRQRYQTLLSQLDHKSAHAITFQQRLEQLIFAEAFIRKGDLLDAEFKLPLQIAVIGPTQAGKSSVCNGLLNNPLAGVSALAGYTVHPQGFCAGVSLNATTALQHYFGRYQQLAPSELSANRYDCFALSENLIDAPLLPPCILWDTPDFDSIHAPDYKEGVIRTIALADIIILVLSKEKYADQSVWEMISLIEAFNQPTLICINKLPENTENIITRSLKQKWQQARTDVFPETIPLFYDKQTNRPHWQQKYDDLIYQLAKKAVKRNHFRYQSNLIRRYWSTWLAPVIAEHQAADEWQRLVSKQIDRALIGYQRDYLNHPHYYETFQQTLIELLNLLEIPGIATVLTQTRRILTWPIRSLLRLKKTTPQHGLHSKELILLNQQAEHLFIQLTEHLLDKIDTDSQKNSWWKENYRLLRQQRKQILEDFSLQVDHYHENFQQDIEATAHRLYKKLQQKPLILNSLRTTRLSVDAATIALVIKTGGIGIHDLVLTPAMLSLTSLLTETALGSYMNKTEKQLKTHQLETVKQQLFIDCLQHWLYQLPEQMTTDNHFNISPEQLAMAEKQRVEKKHGLQIL, encoded by the coding sequence ATGCTGAATTTTATCACCCTTTTAAGACAACGCTACCAAACACTTTTATCCCAATTAGATCATAAAAGCGCACATGCCATAACCTTTCAGCAGCGACTTGAACAACTTATTTTTGCCGAAGCATTTATCCGTAAGGGCGATCTTTTAGACGCTGAATTCAAGCTTCCTTTACAAATTGCCGTCATAGGACCGACGCAAGCAGGTAAAAGCTCGGTGTGCAATGGTCTACTTAATAATCCGCTTGCAGGGGTGAGTGCCTTGGCAGGTTATACCGTTCATCCCCAAGGTTTTTGTGCGGGTGTTTCATTAAACGCGACAACCGCTTTACAGCATTATTTTGGTCGCTACCAACAACTGGCCCCATCAGAATTATCCGCTAATCGGTATGATTGTTTTGCCCTTTCTGAAAACTTAATCGACGCGCCTTTATTACCCCCTTGTATTTTATGGGATACGCCCGATTTTGATTCGATCCACGCCCCTGATTATAAAGAAGGGGTCATTCGTACGATCGCATTAGCGGATATTATTATTTTAGTGTTAAGCAAAGAAAAATATGCCGATCAATCGGTTTGGGAAATGATATCATTGATTGAAGCCTTTAATCAGCCCACTTTAATTTGTATTAATAAATTACCTGAAAACACCGAAAACATAATCACGCGTTCACTCAAACAAAAATGGCAACAGGCACGAACCGATGTTTTTCCTGAAACGATTCCCCTGTTTTATGATAAACAAACAAATCGCCCGCATTGGCAACAAAAATATGACGATCTTATTTACCAATTAGCGAAAAAAGCGGTTAAACGTAACCATTTTCGGTACCAATCTAACTTAATTCGTCGTTATTGGTCTACGTGGCTCGCACCCGTTATTGCTGAGCATCAAGCCGCCGATGAATGGCAACGTCTCGTTTCCAAACAAATTGATCGCGCCTTAATTGGCTACCAACGAGATTATTTGAATCACCCCCATTATTATGAAACCTTTCAACAAACCTTAATAGAGTTACTTAATTTATTAGAAATTCCAGGTATTGCAACTGTATTAACCCAAACACGTCGTATTTTAACCTGGCCGATTAGAAGTTTATTACGCTTAAAAAAAACCACACCCCAGCACGGTCTTCATTCGAAAGAGTTAATTTTATTAAACCAACAAGCGGAACACTTATTCATTCAACTCACCGAACACTTGTTAGATAAAATAGATACCGACTCTCAAAAAAATAGCTGGTGGAAAGAAAATTATCGTTTATTACGACAACAACGTAAGCAAATACTAGAAGATTTTAGCTTACAAGTAGACCATTATCATGAAAATTTTCAACAAGATATTGAAGCCACGGCCCACCGTTTATATAAAAAATTGCAGCAAAAACCCCTAATATTAAATAGTTTACGAACCACCCGTTTAAGTGTCGATGCGGCAACGATTGCATTAGTGATAAAAACGGGGGGGATTGGTATTCATGACTTAGTGCTAACCCCCGCCATGTTATCATTGACCTCGCTGTTAACGGAAACAGCCCTCGGGAGTTATATGAATAAAACCGAAAAACAATTGAAAACACATCAACTTGAAACCGTTAAACAACAGCTTTTTATTGATTGCCTACAACACTGGCTTTATCAATTACCCGAACAAATGACAACAGATAATCACTTTAATATTTCTCCTGAGCAACTCGCAATGGCTGAGAAACAGCGTGTAGAAAAAAAACATGGATTACAAATACTCTGA
- the rsmI gene encoding 16S rRNA (cytidine(1402)-2'-O)-methyltransferase — MSESYGELYVVATPIGNLADFSYRAVDTLRQVELIAAEDTRHVKILLQQYGITTRVVSLHQHNEAHVAPQLVEKIQQGLSVALVSDAGTPLLSDPGMPLVRLAKEQGVKVSPIPGACAVISALSVAGLPINRFCFEGFLPRTSNARQNFFSERLDWSITWVFYESSHRILACLEDMVAILPLDRVVVIAREMTKLHETIVKDTLVNLLAQVKNDPNMQKGEFVVIVEGVKIDKKEQTITKEQTDLLQILLSECSIKTAASLAAQITGIRKKTLYQQALLLKEGVSHD; from the coding sequence ATGTCAGAGAGTTACGGCGAATTATACGTTGTTGCAACCCCAATAGGCAATTTAGCAGATTTTAGTTATCGCGCGGTAGATACTTTACGACAGGTTGAATTAATTGCGGCTGAAGATACGCGGCATGTAAAAATTTTATTACAACAGTATGGTATCACCACACGAGTCGTCTCGCTACATCAACATAATGAAGCCCATGTTGCTCCGCAATTAGTTGAGAAAATTCAGCAAGGCTTATCGGTAGCGTTAGTTTCAGATGCAGGAACCCCTTTATTAAGTGATCCAGGGATGCCTTTGGTTCGATTAGCTAAAGAACAGGGAGTTAAAGTTTCCCCTATTCCTGGGGCTTGCGCGGTGATTTCAGCCTTATCAGTTGCAGGATTACCGATTAATCGTTTTTGTTTTGAAGGTTTTTTACCAAGAACATCCAATGCGCGACAAAACTTTTTTTCAGAGCGGTTAGATTGGTCGATAACGTGGGTTTTTTATGAATCAAGTCATCGAATTTTAGCGTGTTTGGAAGATATGGTGGCTATTTTACCTTTAGATAGGGTTGTGGTGATTGCAAGAGAGATGACAAAGCTGCATGAAACAATCGTTAAAGATACCTTAGTTAATTTGTTGGCGCAGGTTAAAAATGATCCCAATATGCAAAAAGGTGAATTTGTGGTGATTGTTGAGGGCGTTAAAATTGATAAAAAAGAACAAACAATAACGAAGGAACAGACGGACTTATTACAGATTTTATTAAGTGAATGTTCGATTAAAACGGCGGCTTCATTGGCGGCTCAAATAACAGGGATTCGTAAAAAAACATTATATCAGCAGGCTTTATTATTGAAGGAGGGTGTGAGTCATGATTGA
- a CDS encoding prephenate dehydrogenase/arogenate dehydrogenase family protein → MFNKLCIIGVGLIGGSIAKSARQKKLAKTIVGFGRPEDFENLKHAQKLKIIDHYYTDIQLAVENANCVIIATPVGSFERIFKQLKPHWSKETIYTDAGSTKGSVIKAAQTVFGFVPTNFVPAHPIAGAEKSGAEAAQIELYKNKRLIITPLKETNKKALSTIQTFWEAIGSYVSFMDIKHHDTVLGATSHLPHILAYALTDLLGQKNETIEIFKYAAGGFNDFTRIASSDPTMWLDICMANKDEIIPLLFEFRHKLEQIEIMLQDNKTHDLFETFSYAQNSRQQFLDQQK, encoded by the coding sequence ATGTTTAATAAATTATGTATCATCGGAGTTGGTCTAATCGGCGGTTCAATTGCTAAATCTGCTCGTCAAAAAAAATTAGCCAAAACCATTGTCGGTTTTGGTCGCCCAGAAGATTTTGAAAACTTAAAACACGCTCAAAAACTAAAAATCATAGACCATTATTACACCGATATTCAACTCGCTGTTGAAAATGCAAATTGCGTCATCATTGCAACCCCAGTCGGCAGTTTTGAACGCATTTTTAAACAATTAAAACCACATTGGTCAAAAGAAACTATTTACACCGATGCAGGCAGCACTAAAGGCAGTGTCATTAAAGCCGCACAAACTGTTTTTGGTTTTGTCCCCACTAACTTTGTCCCCGCACACCCGATTGCAGGGGCTGAAAAAAGTGGCGCAGAGGCCGCACAAATAGAATTATATAAAAATAAACGCTTAATTATTACCCCTTTAAAAGAGACCAACAAAAAGGCGTTATCCACTATCCAAACATTTTGGGAAGCTATCGGTTCGTATGTTTCATTCATGGACATCAAACATCACGATACCGTATTAGGGGCGACTAGCCATTTACCCCACATTTTAGCCTACGCTCTTACCGATTTATTAGGTCAAAAAAATGAAACTATCGAAATTTTTAAATATGCCGCAGGCGGATTTAATGATTTTACCCGCATCGCCTCCAGCGACCCCACCATGTGGCTAGATATTTGTATGGCAAATAAAGATGAAATTATTCCTTTACTCTTTGAATTTCGTCATAAATTAGAACAAATTGAAATCATGTTGCAAGACAATAAAACGCACGACTTATTTGAAACCTTTAGTTATGCTCAAAATTCCAGACAACAGTTTCTCGACCAACAAAAATAA
- the hisC gene encoding histidinol-phosphate transaminase, whose translation MTNTSTIFDLALKGVQQLIPYTPGKPIDELKRELNLRKIVKLASNESPLGINPTITQAITKVLPELSRYPDGSGFNLKTALSKKLSVGIEQITLGNGSNDLLEIITRTFVNPDLEIIYSQHAFAVYPIVTQAVGATARVIPAKNYGHDLEAMLNAVNNKTRLVFIANPNNPTGTLLKPEAIKAFISALPKTVLCVLDEAYFEFIADDKRADSISGLSEFPNLIITRTFSKAYGLAGLRIGYSLSSPEIADLLNRVRQPFNNNVLALVAAETALADEKYLQLAVETNNKGMKQLTTAFEFLDLKWIPSAGNFVSIDFKQPAMPIYEALLQKGVIVRPVGGIYEMPNHLRISIGTEKENQFFINSLKTSLTDI comes from the coding sequence ATGACAAACACATCAACTATTTTTGACCTTGCTCTAAAGGGCGTACAACAACTTATTCCTTATACACCGGGTAAGCCGATTGATGAGTTAAAGCGTGAATTAAACTTAAGAAAAATTGTTAAGCTAGCCTCAAATGAAAGTCCTTTAGGCATAAACCCTACTATAACCCAAGCTATTACTAAAGTTTTACCTGAATTAAGTCGTTACCCAGATGGCAGTGGTTTTAATTTAAAAACGGCCTTATCTAAAAAATTAAGCGTGGGCATTGAACAAATTACCTTGGGTAATGGCTCAAATGATTTATTAGAAATTATTACTCGCACCTTTGTTAATCCTGATTTAGAAATTATTTATTCACAACATGCGTTTGCGGTGTATCCGATTGTTACGCAAGCAGTGGGGGCAACGGCACGAGTAATTCCTGCTAAAAACTATGGGCATGATTTAGAGGCGATGCTAAACGCGGTCAATAATAAAACCCGCTTAGTATTTATTGCCAACCCTAATAATCCGACGGGAACATTATTAAAACCTGAAGCGATTAAAGCCTTTATAAGTGCATTACCTAAAACCGTATTATGTGTGTTAGATGAAGCTTATTTTGAATTTATCGCTGATGATAAACGCGCGGATTCGATTAGTGGGTTGAGCGAATTTCCTAATTTAATCATCACTAGAACATTTTCTAAAGCTTATGGACTCGCTGGATTAAGGATAGGTTATAGTTTATCTAGTCCAGAAATTGCGGATTTATTAAATCGAGTTCGCCAACCGTTTAATAATAATGTCTTAGCATTAGTTGCCGCAGAAACCGCTTTAGCCGATGAAAAGTATTTACAATTAGCGGTAGAAACCAATAATAAAGGCATGAAACAATTAACCACAGCTTTTGAATTTTTAGATTTAAAATGGATACCGTCGGCGGGTAATTTTGTCAGTATTGATTTTAAACAGCCTGCGATGCCAATTTATGAAGCCTTATTACAAAAAGGGGTGATTGTGCGTCCTGTTGGGGGAATTTATGAAATGCCGAATCATTTACGCATTAGTATTGGAACTGAAAAAGAAAATCAGTTTTTTATTAATAGCTTAAAAACTAGTCTAACGGATATTTAA
- a CDS encoding penicillin-binding protein activator, whose amino-acid sequence MYNPEINQAEAFLKQGKNKEAATIYKKLATLNTNQRNQFNLLAADALIGSGDAEQGKKYITVIDSSKLTPAQYNHLKLLQAQIALSVGEAKKSLNLFETMEVKSLDTRSKFAYYDSLALSHSLLGSPLKSVQALVALTPFIVSSEKRLHHYDRILDILMKTSVTALNKRPVAATKNFNGWVALVKLLRSNNVNLSTSLAKWRQTHPNHPVTSDLLLSYEKKYQNQFSPPASIALFLPKSGRYAEAARVIKQGFMAAYNLAVRSNPNQPKVVSYDTESASITDLYSKAINNGAQLIVGPLNKKYLRRLATHPALNIPVLALNHDEGLSHPRLYQFGLSPIDDAEQVAYKAYQDGHNNALLLIPNSKRGQRIQHYFTSHWQHLGASIASVHNYDPAADDLRPVIKQVAHKLLENKTTNVIFMNAYSKQAGVLNPLLRYKKTTSNIPIYATSNIYLGSPNKFRDETLNGIIFCDIPWVFEKVYTGALSKTALYTRWSELNPLYLRLLPLGIDAYNLTSYLDQLKTEAYPGATGQLTLGADNRINRELFCAKFVNGEPHLLNFSSKKTPFVP is encoded by the coding sequence ATGTATAACCCTGAAATTAATCAAGCCGAAGCATTTCTTAAACAAGGTAAAAATAAAGAAGCTGCTACGATTTACAAAAAGTTAGCCACCCTTAATACCAACCAGCGTAACCAGTTCAATTTATTAGCCGCCGATGCGTTAATTGGTTCAGGCGATGCCGAGCAAGGTAAAAAATATATTACCGTTATTGATTCCTCTAAATTAACGCCTGCGCAGTACAATCATCTAAAATTATTACAAGCACAAATTGCTCTGAGTGTGGGCGAGGCCAAAAAATCACTCAATTTATTTGAAACAATGGAAGTCAAATCCTTAGATACGCGCTCTAAATTTGCCTACTATGACTCCTTAGCTTTAAGCCATTCTTTACTCGGTAGTCCCCTAAAAAGTGTGCAAGCATTAGTCGCCTTAACACCCTTTATCGTTTCATCTGAAAAACGGTTACACCATTACGATAGAATTTTAGACATCTTAATGAAAACGTCCGTTACCGCATTAAACAAACGACCTGTTGCGGCCACAAAAAACTTTAATGGCTGGGTAGCCTTAGTCAAATTATTACGTTCTAATAACGTAAACCTGTCTACAAGCTTGGCTAAATGGCGACAAACCCACCCTAATCATCCAGTAACATCGGACTTATTACTGTCTTACGAAAAAAAATATCAGAACCAGTTTTCGCCTCCTGCATCCATCGCACTATTTTTACCTAAATCAGGACGTTATGCAGAAGCCGCTCGTGTTATTAAACAAGGTTTTATGGCGGCATACAACTTAGCCGTTCGTAGCAACCCTAATCAACCTAAAGTGGTTTCTTATGATACTGAAAGTGCAAGTATTACTGATTTATACAGCAAAGCCATCAATAACGGCGCGCAATTAATCGTCGGGCCGTTAAATAAAAAATACCTGCGTCGATTAGCAACCCATCCCGCTTTAAATATTCCTGTTCTGGCTCTAAATCATGATGAAGGTTTAAGCCATCCCCGTCTTTATCAGTTTGGTTTAAGTCCGATTGATGATGCCGAACAAGTAGCTTATAAAGCCTATCAAGATGGTCATAACAATGCGTTACTCTTAATTCCTAACTCAAAACGGGGACAACGTATTCAACATTATTTTACGAGCCATTGGCAACATCTAGGCGCGTCGATTGCGAGCGTTCATAATTATGATCCCGCTGCCGACGATTTGCGTCCCGTTATAAAGCAAGTGGCCCATAAACTATTAGAAAATAAAACGACTAATGTTATTTTTATGAATGCTTATTCAAAACAAGCGGGTGTTTTAAACCCATTGTTACGCTATAAAAAGACAACATCGAATATCCCCATTTATGCAACGTCAAATATTTATTTAGGCTCACCTAATAAATTTCGTGATGAAACCCTTAATGGTATTATATTTTGTGATATTCCTTGGGTCTTTGAAAAAGTTTATACAGGGGCATTAAGCAAAACGGCTTTGTATACACGATGGAGTGAGTTAAACCCCCTTTATCTACGGTTATTACCTCTAGGGATTGATGCTTATAATTTAACGTCTTATTTAGACCAATTAAAAACAGAAGCCTACCCTGGTGCAACAGGTCAATTAACATTAGGTGCCGATAATCGAATTAATCGTGAATTATTTTGTGCTAAATTTGTTAATGGCGAACCCCACTTACTTAACTTTTCCAGTAAAAAAACACCTTTTGTTCCATAA
- a CDS encoding DUF4435 domain-containing protein, with translation MTPFENYALDSERRNAFNRTQQKSKPAEILVYVEGFSDVGFWHGILSPYEKQNNIKFDISPYSENNLTTGKDKLIKLFSQTAQNFIICLDSDYDYLLKSKIANQINHNPYIFQTYAYAIENLKCYAESLNSLCIRATNNTDDTVNLAEFLKDYSGIIYNFLVCNLYYYSIGDESTFSRDEFGKIVTFGDKKPKDYTINSNNWKEKINLIEKSISEKSKTLIDKDIPIEFSKQLDELGLNRENAYLFMRGHNLYDFISKFLVVICNTLKNQYEEYITTLAKDEAELKTNKGGLHNSSTHVTCLLANNDKFKGCNLYQKIEDDIQAYLEILKTSETHV, from the coding sequence ATGACCCCTTTTGAAAATTACGCGCTTGATTCTGAACGGAGAAATGCGTTTAATCGTACTCAACAAAAATCTAAGCCAGCAGAAATTCTTGTTTATGTTGAAGGGTTTTCTGATGTTGGATTTTGGCATGGTATTTTAAGTCCTTATGAAAAACAAAATAATATTAAATTTGATATTTCACCTTATTCAGAAAATAACCTTACAACAGGGAAGGATAAGCTAATAAAGTTATTTTCACAAACCGCTCAAAATTTTATTATTTGTTTAGACAGTGATTATGACTATCTTTTAAAATCAAAAATTGCTAACCAAATTAATCATAACCCCTATATTTTTCAAACTTATGCGTATGCCATAGAAAATTTAAAATGCTACGCAGAAAGTCTTAACTCTCTTTGTATCAGAGCAACTAATAACACAGATGATACCGTAAATTTAGCTGAGTTTTTAAAAGATTATTCTGGCATTATCTACAATTTTCTTGTTTGTAACTTATATTATTACAGTATAGGTGATGAATCTACTTTTTCAAGAGATGAGTTTGGTAAAATTGTAACTTTTGGGGATAAAAAACCTAAAGACTACACTATAAATTCTAATAATTGGAAAGAAAAAATAAACCTTATTGAAAAATCTATTTCTGAAAAATCAAAAACATTAATTGATAAAGATATTCCTATTGAATTTTCTAAGCAACTAGATGAATTAGGTTTGAATAGAGAGAATGCCTATTTATTTATGCGCGGTCATAACCTTTATGACTTTATTTCAAAATTTCTTGTCGTCATTTGTAATACACTAAAAAACCAATACGAAGAATACATTACAACTTTAGCTAAAGACGAAGCTGAATTAAAGACTAATAAAGGTGGTCTTCATAATTCAAGTACTCATGTTACCTGTCTTTTAGCTAACAATGATAAATTTAAAGGTTGTAATTTATACCAAAAAATAGAAGATGATATTCAAGCCTACTTAGAAATTCTTAAAACATCAGAGACTCATGTTTAA
- a CDS encoding GTPase, which produces MDYKYSELVQQSKDWALQVEKNHWLETEQLAPLLTIEQASPQSLLSSTDERPLIVAFMGGTGVGKSTLLNRLAKQAIAKTGIERPTSYEVTLYHHYSLSLQSLPEKFPLDKIKTASHTDDTHKNIIWVDMPDFDSTELANKQLVLQWLPHIDVLIYVVSPDRYRDHKAWQLLLSEGQKHGWLFVFNQWDLGQIEQYEDFKNQLTEAGFNDPLIFRSSCTEQADDEFPPLLETITALATKNTISQLEQQSSHIKKQQLQQQLQHYLPLLGSEQDFIELRQHWKQQWLSTKNSLSDGFSWEMSQYASQYAEKEGQLSAKKNPLYLWGTWAQNRFDDVLDELILTADQLKLATIPLRKNLTPIRTRVGDTLDQQVELRCRQALINPGNILHRGLLKLSRFCEIVFPLLTMSGVGYQLFLGFYQSAQDKQDYLGIDFAVHSSLLIGISWLLPYFIHKKMQPSLQKAALRGLNQGLELATDHIGEAVDLTLEGMQQQQEQFIVELTLTIQQCGLNNEIPDKKGVLTRIIPK; this is translated from the coding sequence ATGGATTACAAATACTCTGAATTAGTACAACAAAGTAAAGACTGGGCATTACAGGTAGAAAAAAACCATTGGCTAGAAACCGAGCAATTAGCCCCTCTTTTAACCATTGAACAAGCCTCACCGCAATCGTTACTGTCCTCAACGGATGAAAGACCTTTAATTGTCGCCTTTATGGGCGGAACAGGGGTGGGTAAAAGTACGTTGTTAAATCGTCTAGCGAAACAGGCCATCGCGAAAACAGGAATTGAAAGACCGACCTCCTATGAAGTAACCTTGTATCATCATTATTCCTTATCGCTCCAAAGCCTTCCTGAAAAATTTCCTTTAGATAAAATTAAAACCGCCTCACATACGGATGACACCCATAAAAATATCATCTGGGTTGATATGCCTGATTTTGATAGTACGGAATTAGCCAATAAACAGTTGGTCTTACAATGGCTCCCTCACATCGATGTACTCATTTATGTCGTGAGTCCTGATCGTTACCGTGACCATAAAGCATGGCAATTATTACTTTCTGAAGGTCAAAAACATGGCTGGTTATTTGTTTTCAATCAATGGGATTTAGGGCAAATTGAACAATATGAGGATTTTAAAAATCAACTTACAGAAGCGGGATTTAATGATCCCCTTATTTTTCGGAGTAGTTGTACCGAGCAAGCCGATGATGAGTTCCCCCCCCTCCTAGAGACTATAACCGCCTTAGCCACTAAAAATACCATTAGTCAATTAGAACAACAGAGTTCACACATTAAAAAGCAACAGCTACAACAGCAACTGCAACACTATTTACCTTTATTAGGGAGTGAGCAGGATTTCATTGAATTACGCCAGCACTGGAAACAACAATGGCTGTCTACAAAAAATAGTTTGAGTGACGGGTTTAGTTGGGAAATGAGTCAATATGCCAGCCAATATGCTGAAAAAGAAGGGCAATTATCGGCTAAAAAAAATCCACTTTATTTATGGGGAACATGGGCGCAGAATCGTTTTGATGATGTTTTAGATGAACTTATATTAACGGCGGACCAGTTAAAGCTTGCAACCATTCCATTACGAAAAAATTTAACCCCCATCCGAACCCGTGTCGGAGACACCCTAGATCAGCAAGTAGAATTACGTTGTCGGCAGGCCTTAATTAATCCGGGAAATATTCTTCATCGTGGGTTATTAAAACTGAGTCGATTTTGTGAAATTGTATTTCCATTACTCACCATGAGTGGCGTGGGTTATCAGCTATTTTTAGGGTTTTATCAAAGTGCGCAAGATAAGCAAGATTATTTAGGCATTGATTTTGCCGTACACAGCAGCTTATTAATCGGTATTAGTTGGCTCTTACCTTATTTTATCCATAAAAAGATGCAACCCTCCCTTCAAAAAGCCGCCTTAAGAGGATTGAATCAAGGATTAGAATTAGCGACCGATCATATTGGCGAGGCCGTTGATTTAACATTAGAAGGGATGCAACAACAACAAGAGCAGTTTATAGTGGAATTAACCCTGACTATTCAACAATGTGGCCTTAATAATGAAATTCCTGATAAAAAAGGCGTATTGACTCGAATTATACCTAAATAA